TACTGGTGTCTTTCCTGGCAGAACTACTACAACAAGCTGCAATGACTGGAAGGTGGACTTTAAATAACGGAACATTGGTTCAACTTGATCTGGTCCTGTAGCATATTTACAGAAACATGGCTGACCAATTATAGGCATACCTGCATCATTTGATATCTTTTGGAGTTGTTGAgtaaaatttctgaaataaatcaataaaaaaaatactaggGTTGGTTTCTGTACAGGAGAAAAACTAAATTGTGCATACTTGGATCAAACAgcactaaaatatacaaattataaaactaaGAGATGTTGCACATTTCCTGTTTATTAAATGTTTACAAACAGTGAAGTAAAGAAAAAGTAATTCAACTTTATGGTCGATGCAGCTCAAAATGAAGGAATCTATCTCTGTGTAATAGATTTGGATATTGTTTAGAGgcagattattttttaaaatttgtaaaacagTGATGAgacattaattgaaatttacaaTGGTAgattaaatcaaattgtttatGGTTTTGGattgatatttgataattaatGATATATTACAGACAGTGCAGGTAAAATGTGAACATGTCATTCATCATTACTTACCTTAAGGCATCCTCCCGGACGGTACGTTGAGGGGCGAAGCAGGCAATAGCCCAAACTCTTATTTCAACACCAGTAAAGAATTGCTTACCGCGCATATCCCATACACCTTGATTTGGCATTGCTTGCTGTTTGCTCTGTAACAATTAACTGAAATAATATGGCGAATAACACACATTCCTACATTTggcaaaattataaataagcaTATTTTACAATCtaatcttaataaaaatataaaacccaATCAACAAACtgcacaattaaaaaaatgtgtaattaaaatttaaaccagTTTGGAAAATAACATATTAGCACATGAAATACTGATAAAAATTGGACCTCAAAATTGCAGTTGtgaatatatagatttttagtGAAGTAAAATACAATAGATtcaagaaaaaggaaaaatatcaaatctattttatgtaatttactGTTCAAAAGAAATACATCCTTGAGCTTACACCAAGACTCGACAAAAAATTAGTTTACAAGAGGAAAATGATATTAACTAGACACATATGAATGATGATTATATTTATTCCtagtttattcataaaataccatttaaatagaatatattgTAAATCTCAGcaaataaataatgaaagtaCTCAGGGAAAGAACTTTCGAGGATAAAGTGAAATGTATTAATCTCCCTGATCGGTAGCATATTAAACTACTGTGCTTCTggttcaaatatttgaaataattttgatgcGTATTGATTTCTCGTTTTAATAAACATACACGATACACATCAAACATGCTACAAATACTACAATTCATAAATACGAAAACTTTTATTCAGCATTAACCCTCTCCGAGTTCATAatacaaattagaaaatattctgcAGGTAtcgaatttttcatatttaaagttatataaaattattgtattgtaaaATTGCATTCAAAATGAAGATGTCTCAATGAAAATTTAACAAACGTGGCAAATTCATTGGACatcaaaaagatgaaaataaaactgttttttatccatttctgtctataacttataaatattttataaatagtgtGAGGTTTAATGCTTTGACAATCAACTAGAACAATCATTACAAGAGAAcacagtattttttatttattttgcaaaatatgaGAGGAAAATGTGCTACCAACATCTCAggcagaaaataatttaaaaaatacacaatTGTGCAACCCCAATTTATCACTACTTGTAAAAAGGCAAATTAAGGTGAACAATTTGAAGATTGCaggtttattgaaaaatgtgctttaaaatttcatctacTTATGTTATTTATGAATAAAGCTGTACTAACATAACCCAAACAAAGGTTTtcatttacaatataaaattaattaaaaacaacacTGTACGTTTTTCTCAAACAAATTTTAGTTGGAGCTTCTTTGGAATCATAAAAGTTTACTTGATTAATAATTAtggttatttaaattttaacattaCAGGTTGTTTTCGGCTTTAACAATTTCTTTTAGACATTTTTGTGAAGAGCTATTTTCGAAACTTGAAATGTATACCAGAATATTATTCCACTtgatacaacaaaaaattgtattatttttgtgtGGGTAGATTATGTCAGTATCAGACTACTTACTTGTACGGAACTCTTTAATTGAAATAAGGAGAATCCTATATCAATtgatcaataataaaattgacacATTTTGAAAACTAGTGATACAGAACTAAAAACAATTGTAGATTGTTTGTTTCCTCTTTTCAGGATTGCCTGCAATCTCCCTCAAAACAAGCtaagctaaaaataaaataaaatacaactGGAAACTAACGTGCCAGCCCACCTGTCCGCTGAGGGAGGCTACCCTACCGCCATATTGTAATTTTGGCGGAGGTAAAACCCTCCCTCTGACCTCCATCATGTTGTTGCTGATGGTCAGGCCGAATTCTTGTACGTACTCGTCGTTATTAAAATCAGCTCGACGAACCAAGTTGTTTATTTCTCGTTCTCTATCTGGTGCAGAtctgaaaattaacaaaaaaaaacatatccCGTTTATAGAACTAcaaatttttgtaacaattaCCTAGCGGTTGCCTTGATCATTGTTGACGTTTGCATGtccgttaatttttttatacaccTTTGTCCAGCAACAATGTTGCATACCTCTAATGGTAAGTATGTGTGCTTGTGTTCTTGGCCAACCTGGAGGCATGGCAAATGTGGATAtctcaatttcattttatatttgtcCAAGAAATATTTAGCCACTGTACATTCTACAGTTTGACCATTTTCTAACTGAAgtggaaaactgaaaaaataacaaaaactcaCACATTAATTCAACTTACAGTGAAAACCCAATTCTCTGGCACTCAGTTGAATGGATGTCTACCTTTATTTACACGAGGATTTTCCTTTACTCAGAACTGTTTGATCATTATTCAATTCCCTTCTTACTAATGATAAAATTtacatataatacatatatacaatattacaggaagtaggcagattgaggccttggaatcaaccaaaagGCTTTTTGGTTCTTCTGCGTCTCTACTGTATCTCCAATTTAAAATTAGCATGGAGTAAAAAGCGACATGTCATTACAGGTATCAGTAAGAGACAAAATTATTGTGATTTTCAGGATATAATAGATATAACAGAATCAAGTACCACAAAACGCAGAGGCATTCTGTATAGAAAAAGCCAAAACCTTCTTTGGCAAACAAACTACTGTTATTAAAAGGCTTTCCAAAACTATGATTGACTTGATCCGATTATGATCTGAACATTTGGAAAGTAATCCACATCATTTTCATTAGCGTTCGAAAACTGAACAAAGTGAATGGTCCAGTAATATCAGTGGATAAATATGATCACCTAATggtatatttgtttttaattctttgaaCTTTCAACATTAATTCCACATATAAACTTAATTGTTATGAAAATCATAATTGACAGTATGCTGAGATTTGCAGCTTTGGTACTTTTTGgcttcaaaacaaaattaaattcggCTTTATAAGATAAGATATCTGTATTATTATGTTTCTACTTACGATTGCATTTGTGCAGGCCTCCTAGTAACGTTACACACCCTATATTTTCTCCTCATAGCTCCACAATGggttatttcgatttttaatcCTTTAATTTCTTTTGTGAATTTAACGCGTTGGCTATCGGTGAGAGGTTTTCTTTGTTCGTTTATATCTCGTATATCGAGAACCTCACACATAAATTCTATCACAGGTTGCGCTTTATAAAATGCAGTTGCagatactaaaaaaaatataataatcaacaAATATATTCAATGACAGATCATAAATAGAGTTTGACTAAGGAAATATTTCATTAGCTGATACATTTCCTAATTCAATTACATGAAAAAGTTGTCATAAGTATGGCTAAACAGATCAAATAAATCGATCATGATACATAAATACACTTACCGTCAATATTGAGCATCATTTTCCATTGACTAGGTCTCACTGATTGATGGAATCCAAACCAGACCTCTCTACCACCACCTACATAACAATATACATATTAAACATATAGTTACAAATCTGCATTGAAAACATATCTCTTGAATATCTGTTTAGTTCTTAATTTGCTTACCTAAAGGATGGTAATATCCTTCAGGACTACTAAAGAAACTTCTCCCTACAGGTGTATAGCTCATTGAAGGTAAATGCCTCATAACTACATCCAAAGCCAAAATAGCTTCAAATGGTATCTGCCTCGTTCTGCCTTCTAGAGCTTCCTCCAAACCATAAAGAGACACTTGAGCAACCCATTTGATGGACACCCGAAAAAGTCTGTCTTTACCTTCGCCTGGTAGGGTTACCTCCAGTTCTTCACGCGAGTTACCGATAGGTAATGGATCTCTTGTATATAGATTATTTCGACCATCAAATACTGGTTTGAGGTTGCCGAATATCTTGCCGTATGCTTTTACCATGGTTTCAATTATTTCTCTATTTACCTGAAATAATTATAAGTATGTTACATACTATGAActtgatttttgtaaaagtaTATTTTAGGTCCAGAGTATTGATTACCATGTTGTATGTGTTAGTTGGATGGTTTAATTTACTGACCTTTCGAGGACATTTGTCAGGTTGAATATTAACGTCATAGTGATGTACGAAGCCCCTAGGCATTGTGATTTGAAAATGGTTGGCCTTGAGTCCTATAGGTCGACCTTCTCGTCCTAAATTTGGCCTTCTCGGACATTGAAAGACCGGGGGCTCTACTGGCGGTGATACTGCAGCAACAGCTCCGGTTGTGCCAGGAACTGCAACAGCAGTACTTGTGGCGCCCAAAGAGGTTCCTGATGCACCCGCTATAACAAAAATCATCAGTTATGGAGCTGTAAACCATTATAAACAACAAGGGAATTATCCTGACAAATTgctaaaaattttaagaaaaccTTTATCAAAAGGCAATATACAGAAGTTAACTTCACTCAGCAACTTAATTCATTGGTTACAAAGATTATGATGTATTTTAAATCAGGGTGATAAATATTAAGtgaatttttatgaattgtATTTCCTAAATATGACGATTTTAACTTTTGTACCATCAGATAATTCTTAAATATGGAATGTATCTCCCCTTTTCCTTCTTGAAAAAACATACAATGCCCAAACCACATCAAGTTAATCAAGAAGAATAAGAGAAATTGTACAGTACGTTgtgactattttttattaaaaatttgttatatgtCGAATactattaatttaaatgaatcaaGTAGCGGCCGTCCTTCAATATATTCTGGTTCGCCAAATATGGCCACTTTTAACGccaaaattgtaataatttaaatgcaaaccaCACAAGACTCCCGAAAAATAAACAAGACTACAAAAAAATCTactcaaaacacaaaatttaccTGCCAATGATTCTGCAAATGTGGTTTGTGAGGTAGGGCTTGTCTGTCTAGGAGGACTGGTCTGCCAAGCTtctatgaaaaaactttttattggatttttgttcttaaaaatGTCCATCAACTGAATCAACTTTTATTATGTCATGCACACCATGTACAGATTCGAAAAGTACCAGATTTTCCAATATACACTGCTTCAACTAAaccatttaatttttattaaagcaaCCAGAAActttctgtattttttgtttccgtgttaatgtaatatttttgagactatttttaaaaaatggaatgattttttgaagcaatgtatttttttagttttcttgaaaattcCAGTTTGAAAAAATGATCAGTGTAGTTTTATAGTGTATCTAGAATCAGttaaaaatccataaaaaagTTATGGTTTTGAATTAGCATATTTATGATAATAGTTTATAAACTATATACCAACAGTAACCCTTCTATTCTGCAGATTCACGTTCAATATGTATACTTTCAGAATTTCAAACTATTAGTTCAATTACTTGTTGAAGAGTacaatttctatattattttggacACAATGAACACTTGtatgtaatatatataaatactttacacagttattttaatttttaaagatatataAGTGTCACCTACTCCTTAGATACTTGAATTAACAATTTTGTGTGTGTTTGTCAGACAATGTAAAATTGGTTTTGTTTACACTCAGTTTAATTTTGTTGCATTGTTAAAGTTGCTCTTTTAAGAACAAACTGATTGCCTATATATAATAACTAAACTTTTTGTATAGGAGTAAAAAGTTGCAATATGCTACATTATCTATTTTGTAGATATTCATGAatgttaaatgaaataaaacttcataaatttgttatttgttgataaaaacaGAGGAAATAAGTTCATTATGTATACATTCTAAAAGAAATGATTTAAAATGAGTggaacaattttaatatatcCAAATCTGGAATATATGAATTAAATGCAacatattttcatgatattaaATATGAACATAAGATTGTTTCATATTTCCTCAATCTTCATACTATTATGAAAGCCCACCAACATTGTTCTAATTTTACCTCATATCATCTCTATACCTCAATCTTGAAAGCGCCCTTCAAGATACAGGACTTTTTACCAAAATTGCAAGTTTacttatttaagaaaattcatCTAAAATAAATGGTAATTTCGGTATGGTAAAATATatgtgtattaaaaaaaatgaatatcatCATCCAGTATTACCATAAGGGTCGACAGGATCGCAGATCTTTGTCAATAGATGTGTATAATATTTGTTGACCAatgcaaataaaacaaacacaacaatataaatactgCATATGCAATACTATTAATATCAAGGAGTAGGGTCCAAGTCAAATTTGTCATTACCGACTAATTCAAGGATCACGTccctaaaaaaatgtaaacttCATAGAACTTACATTGCACTTTTTGTAATGcataccaaaattataaaaatccttcATATTATCCATTGGTTTAGAATATGCTATATTTGAATTGCATATCAAAAGAAACattatcaaatacaaaaatgaGGTTTTAGCTActaaaattgtcaattttcttttatgacAACCTGTAACAGGCATATTAAGCcaacattcacaaaaaaaatgaaccTTTCTTAgcaaaaattcattcaaatgtGCATTTTGAGACATCTGGATTTCACAATTCCTGGAATTTTAATGGGAATGTCAATGGCAATGTGAAATAGGAAATTTGTATTGAATAGGAGTTCAGTCTattttacaaaaagtatatAATGATTTACAACAGAAAAACCAGAACTTACAGCGCACAATCcattaaatttgttatattttaacaatataataaattagtaGGCATAACTCAAATTGGAAAGTATTTTAAGAACAAAGGATAGTGAAGAATTATATCTAAtaacaaagcaaaataaataaattacataatttcTTCATCTTGCAATAACTAGATCCTAATCAATAGTCTCAAGAACTCTATGCGCTATAAGGTCAACGACCTTACATGCACTTGGATTTTAAAGAATTAGTGATTTAACTTTGTAATAGCAACTAAAAATTTCCTGTTtggaatgtataaaaaataaagtaattagAAATTACTGATGAATCATTTCAATAGCCATTAGTTGaatatttaactatatttttatcaatatgaTACATAAATTAAATGATTCAAGTTATAACGCAGTAACATATATTTGAAGAGGTCTATAAATTCAAagattatatattttacttgattataataataaaaaatgttttgtttatgtttgttgaaccaaatttccaaaaataaatagaatatcaGGTCGATTTCCGTTTTGAATTAGTATTAGAAAGGTCGCAATCGCAACTACGACGGAATTTTTTACCTAACTTCCACTATATAATcgaattagaaaaattcaatgacCTTATTTCAAACTCGATATTAAAGAGCCTGGTTTGATAGGTTAAGTTAAATATCTAACTCGCTTAATTCCAACGAATTTTCTCCCTAGAAGTTATTTTATTCCAGTGGAAAGTAGGTAAAATTAcggaaaattcaagaaaatatagCAGAAATTTACGATAAAACattcaaacaaagaatttaGTCTATGTAGACCTCGTTTATGACAACAAACACTAACGCTTAGAAttactatttatattattaaaatattgaattttacttaCGGCCTCCAGATCCgggatacattttttattctatatattgtaaataaattaaatacacAAGCACACTAAACACACCACTATTATTTGTTTGAAGAGATTGTCTATCTAGTTACAAAAGACGACAGCCATTTGCAATCATGACGTCAACATGAGCTGCGAGTGCTCCGTGTTGGACAACGGACAACGTTGTCAAATATAGACAATAAACTATCCTAAAAGTAATAGagttttcacttaatttttttgtctagGTAACCATTAATGTTACCGTCTTCTAATGTTTTATTAtgaaagtttgacattttcaaccATTCTCCTATAACTGTTGATCAAACAACTCACAGTTCAGTTCTGATTTTGCGTTCCTTTTCATTCCTATTCAAGTGGAAAAAGCATTTTAAAAATGGGTCCAAAAAATTGGGAAGAGAATATTCTgagaaacaataaagccatCACACTAATAACAATGTGAtgttcttataaaaaaatatttacgagataagtattttcaatagttacaaaaaaaaaacgattcggctcattacaattatttaataaatatttttaaaactatataaatatgttGTTGCTATAATATTAGATCAGTAAAAAGTAGAAAGAtctgtttttaaaatatgtattataagatcaaaatcattaattaattagatACTCGATTTAATTCAGGTTATTGctacatattttaaaaacaaattactaaatttgttttttttacagATTAAATTATAACTTGACAACGTTGTATTTTTAAACGACGCGATCGATTCCGTGACATGGTATGCTGGAGAAGCAACAAAATGCCAATCACGGGCGGAGGCGTCGATTTTTTTAAGGAAGTCATATATAAAACCTAAAATTGTTTACCTCAGcttaaaatgtttaataaatcTTATTAATTAGATAAGATTCTTGATTTGTtttgtaatcaaaataatatcGTTATGATACATAGATAAtatggaatttttaaattatacatacTATGCATTCTATATTTAAGaatcattcaattataaaatatactgaTGATGTCATTCAATGACATCAtcagtatattttataattatattttcattgataaaacAAGCTCTAACAGGCTAGAAATGTATTAAAGcatttctattttcaatcaCAATACCTAACTTAGTTCATGGTTGcccaataagaaaaataataaccaAAGTAAGTTTATAGCTTGACTAAATCCACTATCTTAGAATAatattggatttattttttgtatataaatttttaaaaaacactaataattatattttataataatacaaattgatATTACAACAATGTTTATAACAGAGAATCCAAGAAGTAGAGGGAAGACAAAAAATGAAGAGATTCGTCCAAGTGTAAATTCATTTATGATGACGTCATGATTACGTCATGATGATATCATCTCATccaatgtttttaaaatgaaaaacttcatttaaataTGCGGATTGATTCTAATAACGAAAATATGTATCTCTATTATACAGATATTTTAGTTTCAATCTcatataataatagtttttgagtaGTTGGGTAAATATGGTGAAAAAAGAATTTCGAATGTTGTTCAAACATTATTTATgtgatataacaaaaaaaccgaaaaaaagtTACGTCAACATTATTCTGAAAGTGCTACGTCCCGTGGAATGCTTCGAAGTAATCTTCTGCTTTAAAAGTGGCCATATGAACAAGGATGTTGCGGATCGTCCGGGACCGTCATTtacgaattttattttcttcaatagtATTTCTGGCTCGTAAAActcaatatttatatcaattaagAATGTTTAAACTAGTTTTAACTTACGGTTGGGATTTTGCTGCATACTGGGATGTTGTGGAGGTTGTGGATGAGCTGCAAGATGCGTTGCCTGTGTTCTATGACCGATAAGACTAAGAGCTGTCATATCTGGCAGTAGGACTGGCGAGAGCCCTGTCTGCATTGTCAGCTCAGTCTCCGCAGACATGGTTCATGTACctttaagaaaatttcaaagGTTATTTAATTGGTTTCACATTCAACATTAACATGTATACTccagaacctaacctaacctaacactCATAAACGACAACTAATGTTTGTCAATTAAGATACAACAATCTACTAAGAGAACGTCGCTAGAGagagaataataaatatttcattagttCAAGACCGTTTGATCCAGGTACTTTCgctcattttaaataattcacttGGAAAATGAAAACACGTTTTGAATAATAATCAAACTCGATAGTAGATTAGATCAGATGAGCTAGGGCGTAAAGACGCGAATCCACCTCGCTAACAATTTGACCTATTGATCTATTGTATAGACTCGACTATTCACCAGTCAGGTAATAAGGACTTTGTAAAGGGAGCTACCAGTACGGGGTCTATACGGTTTACCTCTTCTGGCTTCAAAAAGCTTGATTATAAGTACCGTAGTCTCCGGTCCACTGGAGAATGTCCAATAAACATACCAGTAACTCTTTTGGCTCGTCTTTGCtcaacatatatatatatatatatatatatatatatatatatatatatatatatatatatatatatatatatatatatatatatatatatataaatattt
The window above is part of the Diorhabda sublineata isolate icDioSubl1.1 chromosome 3, icDioSubl1.1, whole genome shotgun sequence genome. Proteins encoded here:
- the LOC130441064 gene encoding protein argonaute-2 isoform X8, with the protein product MYPGSGGQAWQTSPPRQTSPTSQTTFAESLAAGASGTSLGATSTAVAVPGTTGAVAAVSPPVEPPVFQCPRRPNLGREGRPIGLKANHFQITMPRGFVHHYDVNIQPDKCPRKVNREIIETMVKAYGKIFGNLKPVFDGRNNLYTRDPLPIGNSREELEVTLPGEGKDRLFRVSIKWVAQVSLYGLEEALEGRTRQIPFEAILALDVVMRHLPSMSYTPVGRSFFSSPEGYYHPLGGGREVWFGFHQSVRPSQWKMMLNIDVSATAFYKAQPVIEFMCEVLDIRDINEQRKPLTDSQRVKFTKEIKGLKIEITHCGAMRRKYRVCNVTRRPAQMQSFPLQLENGQTVECTVAKYFLDKYKMKLRYPHLPCLQVGQEHKHTYLPLEVCNIVAGQRCIKKLTDMQTSTMIKATARSAPDREREINNLVRRADFNNDEYVQEFGLTISNNMMEVRGRVLPPPKLQYGGRVASLSGQVGWHSKQQAMPNQGVWDMRGKQFFTGVEIRVWAIACFAPQRTVREDALRNFTQQLQKISNDAGMPIIGQPCFCKYATGPDQVEPMFRYLKSTFQSLQLVVVVLPGKTPVYAEVKRVGDTVLGMATQCVQAKNVNKTSPQTLSNLCLKINVKLGGINSILVPSIRPKIFNEPVIFLGADVTHPPAGDNKKPSIAAVVGSMDAHPSRYAATVRVQQHRQEIIQELSSMVRELLIMFYKSTGGYKPHRIILYRDGVSEGQFLQLLQHELTAIREACIKLESDYKPGITFIVVQKRHHTRLFCSDKKEQSGKSGNIPAGTTVDVGITHPTEFDFYLCSHQGIQGTSRPSHYHVLWDDSHLDSDELQCLTYQLCHTYVRCTRSVSIPAPAYYAHLVAFRARYHLVEKEHDSGEGSHQSGSSEDRTPGAMARAITVHADTKKVMYFA
- the LOC130441064 gene encoding protein argonaute-2 isoform X9 — encoded protein: MYPGSGGPGASGTSLGATSTAVAVPGTTGAVAAVSPPVEPPVFQCPRRPNLGREGRPIGLKANHFQITMPRGFVHHYDVNIQPDKCPRKVNREIIETMVKAYGKIFGNLKPVFDGRNNLYTRDPLPIGNSREELEVTLPGEGKDRLFRVSIKWVAQVSLYGLEEALEGRTRQIPFEAILALDVVMRHLPSMSYTPVGRSFFSSPEGYYHPLGGGREVWFGFHQSVRPSQWKMMLNIDVSATAFYKAQPVIEFMCEVLDIRDINEQRKPLTDSQRVKFTKEIKGLKIEITHCGAMRRKYRVCNVTRRPAQMQSFPLQLENGQTVECTVAKYFLDKYKMKLRYPHLPCLQVGQEHKHTYLPLEVCNIVAGQRCIKKLTDMQTSTMIKATARSAPDREREINNLVRRADFNNDEYVQEFGLTISNNMMEVRGRVLPPPKLQYGGRVASLSGQVGWHSKQQAMPNQGVWDMRGKQFFTGVEIRVWAIACFAPQRTVREDALRNFTQQLQKISNDAGMPIIGQPCFCKYATGPDQVEPMFRYLKSTFQSLQLVVVVLPGKTPVYAEVKRVGDTVLGMATQCVQAKNVNKTSPQTLSNLCLKINVKLGGINSILVPSIRPKIFNEPVIFLGADVTHPPAGDNKKPSIAAVVGSMDAHPSRYAATVRVQQHRQEIIQELSSMVRELLIMFYKSTGGYKPHRIILYRDGVSEGQFLQLLQHELTAIREACIKLESDYKPGITFIVVQKRHHTRLFCSDKKEQSGKSGNIPAGTTVDVGITHPTEFDFYLCSHQGIQGTSRPSHYHVLWDDSHLDSDELQCLTYQLCHTYVRCTRSVSIPAPAYYAHLVAFRARYHLVEKEHDRESVCCSGEGSHQSGSSEDRTPGAMARAITVHADTKKVMYFA
- the LOC130441064 gene encoding protein argonaute-2 isoform X2; this encodes MSAETELTMQTGLSPVLLPDMTALSLIGHRTQATHLAAHPQPPQHPSMQQNPNQAWQTSPPRQTSPTSQTTFAESLAAGASGTSLGATSTAVAVPGTTGAVAAVSPPVEPPVFQCPRRPNLGREGRPIGLKANHFQITMPRGFVHHYDVNIQPDKCPRKVNREIIETMVKAYGKIFGNLKPVFDGRNNLYTRDPLPIGNSREELEVTLPGEGKDRLFRVSIKWVAQVSLYGLEEALEGRTRQIPFEAILALDVVMRHLPSMSYTPVGRSFFSSPEGYYHPLGGGREVWFGFHQSVRPSQWKMMLNIDVSATAFYKAQPVIEFMCEVLDIRDINEQRKPLTDSQRVKFTKEIKGLKIEITHCGAMRRKYRVCNVTRRPAQMQSFPLQLENGQTVECTVAKYFLDKYKMKLRYPHLPCLQVGQEHKHTYLPLEVCNIVAGQRCIKKLTDMQTSTMIKATARSAPDREREINNLVRRADFNNDEYVQEFGLTISNNMMEVRGRVLPPPKLQYGGRVASLSGQSKQQAMPNQGVWDMRGKQFFTGVEIRVWAIACFAPQRTVREDALRNFTQQLQKISNDAGMPIIGQPCFCKYATGPDQVEPMFRYLKSTFQSLQLVVVVLPGKTPVYAEVKRVGDTVLGMATQCVQAKNVNKTSPQTLSNLCLKINVKLGGINSILVPSIRPKIFNEPVIFLGADVTHPPAGDNKKPSIAAVVGSMDAHPSRYAATVRVQQHRQEIIQELSSMVRELLIMFYKSTGGYKPHRIILYRDGVSEGQFLQLLQHELTAIREACIKLESDYKPGITFIVVQKRHHTRLFCSDKKEQSGKSGNIPAGTTVDVGITHPTEFDFYLCSHQGIQGTSRPSHYHVLWDDSHLDSDELQCLTYQLCHTYVRCTRSVSIPAPAYYAHLVAFRARYHLVEKEHDRESVCCSGEGSHQSGSSEDRTPGAMARAITVHADTKKVMYFA
- the LOC130441064 gene encoding protein argonaute-2 isoform X3, which produces MSAETELTMQTGLSPVLLPDMTALSLIGHRTQATHLAAHPQPPQHPSMQQNPNQAWQTSPPRQTSPTSQTTFAESLAAGASGTSLGATSTAVAVPGTTGAVAAVSPPVEPPVFQCPRRPNLGREGRPIGLKANHFQITMPRGFVHHYDVNIQPDKCPRKVNREIIETMVKAYGKIFGNLKPVFDGRNNLYTRDPLPIGNSREELEVTLPGEGKDRLFRVSIKWVAQVSLYGLEEALEGRTRQIPFEAILALDVVMRHLPSMSYTPVGRSFFSSPEGYYHPLGGGREVWFGFHQSVRPSQWKMMLNIDVSATAFYKAQPVIEFMCEVLDIRDINEQRKPLTDSQRVKFTKEIKGLKIEITHCGAMRRKYRVCNVTRRPAQMQSFPLQLENGQTVECTVAKYFLDKYKMKLRYPHLPCLQVGQEHKHTYLPLEVCNIVAGQRCIKKLTDMQTSTMIKATARSAPDREREINNLVRRADFNNDEYVQEFGLTISNNMMEVRGRVLPPPKLQYGGRVASLSGQVGWHSKQQAMPNQGVWDMRGKQFFTGVEIRVWAIACFAPQRTVREDALRNFTQQLQKISNDAGMPIIGQPCFCKYATGPDQVEPMFRYLKSTFQSLQLVVVVLPGKTPVYAEVKRVGDTVLGMATQCVQAKNVNKTSPQTLSNLCLKINVKLGGINSILVPSIRPKIFNEPVIFLGADVTHPPAGDNKKPSIAAVVGSMDAHPSRYAATVRVQQHRQEIIQELSSMVRELLIMFYKSTGGYKPHRIILYRDGVSEGQFLQLLQHELTAIREACIKLESDYKPGITFIVVQKRHHTRLFCSDKKEQSGKSGNIPAGTTVDVGITHPTEFDFYLCSHQGIQGTSRPSHYHVLWDDSHLDSDELQCLTYQLCHTYVRCTRSVSIPAPAYYAHLVAFRARYHLVEKEHDSGEGSHQSGSSEDRTPGAMARAITVHADTKKVMYFA
- the LOC130441064 gene encoding protein argonaute-2 isoform X7 — encoded protein: MYPGSGGQAWQTSPPRQTSPTSQTTFAESLAAGASGTSLGATSTAVAVPGTTGAVAAVSPPVEPPVFQCPRRPNLGREGRPIGLKANHFQITMPRGFVHHYDVNIQPDKCPRKVNREIIETMVKAYGKIFGNLKPVFDGRNNLYTRDPLPIGNSREELEVTLPGEGKDRLFRVSIKWVAQVSLYGLEEALEGRTRQIPFEAILALDVVMRHLPSMSYTPVGRSFFSSPEGYYHPLGGGREVWFGFHQSVRPSQWKMMLNIDVSATAFYKAQPVIEFMCEVLDIRDINEQRKPLTDSQRVKFTKEIKGLKIEITHCGAMRRKYRVCNVTRRPAQMQSFPLQLENGQTVECTVAKYFLDKYKMKLRYPHLPCLQVGQEHKHTYLPLEVCNIVAGQRCIKKLTDMQTSTMIKATARSAPDREREINNLVRRADFNNDEYVQEFGLTISNNMMEVRGRVLPPPKLQYGGRVASLSGQVGWHSKQQAMPNQGVWDMRGKQFFTGVEIRVWAIACFAPQRTVREDALRNFTQQLQKISNDAGMPIIGQPCFCKYATGPDQVEPMFRYLKSTFQSLQLVVVVLPGKTPVYAEVKRVGDTVLGMATQCVQAKNVNKTSPQTLSNLCLKINVKLGGINSILVPSIRPKIFNEPVIFLGADVTHPPAGDNKKPSIAAVVGSMDAHPSRYAATVRVQQHRQEIIQELSSMVRELLIMFYKSTGGYKPHRIILYRDGVSEGQFLQLLQHELTAIREACIKLESDYKPGITFIVVQKRHHTRLFCSDKKEQSGKSGNIPAGTTVDVGITHPTEFDFYLCSHQGIQGTSRPSHYHVLWDDSHLDSDELQCLTYQLCHTYVRCTRSVSIPAPAYYAHLVAFRARYHLVEKEHDRESVCCSGEGSHQSGSSEDRTPGAMARAITVHADTKKVMYFA